aaagtttagtttcgcgatAGTCTCACGTGATCACGCAATAGTTTTACGTgagcatgcaaaactaaacttttaaaaaaaattctgcacatgaaggtttcgcgtgagcacatgaaactaaacttaaattttttactccaatgtcaccttaggggctcggtagttttaagattagttcttgcgagaatatatatgtataatatttaaatctgcagttgATTTGTGAAGATTTGTGAAGATAAACATTTGCTTCAAAAGATTCGTACATGAGATCCAGACACACCAGCGGGCGTCAGCGGCCTCAACCTGCTAACGAGAGCCTGATTTTGGGCACGGAAATGGCATTTTTGCATCCTTTTAAGGGAAGGAGAGATGCGTAAACAGACGTTCCAGATAaagagaaaattatttttttcattgctttattcgccaagtATAttttaatcgtccacacgatgtgacattATTGCGCTACCCCCCCAAAAGTTTACATCCAAGAGCTCTGATCTTCGAAAGGATTAGGGCATAGGGATATCACTTTCaattgggattcacagactgattcatGAGCTAGGGAACTTTTTGAGACACACGGAATGTGTTTATAAACAGTGTTTGAGCATGTGGATGTGTGTGACCATCCGCTCTGGTGGCAGCTTTTTCTAATTAAAGTTATGTGAGCGAATGGCCTACGTGTTTAAAGAAGCCTCACTCACTAATTCTAAAATGACCAGTAGGTAGCGGAAGGATACCAACGGTAAAGCGGTTCctgttatcagtagaatatctCACGGCtgggctcttagccaatcaaattcgagaaccagaaagaagtgttgtataaatatatttaccaaATATATTTACCAAAAGTTATGTGAGCGAATGGCCTACGTGTTTAAAGAAGCCTCACTCACTAATTCTAAAATGACCAGTAGGTAGCGGAAGGATACCAACGGTAAAGCGGTTCctgttatcagtagaatatctCACGGCtgggctcttagccaatcaaattcgagaaccagaaagaagtgttgtataaatatatttaccaaATATATTTACCAAAAGTTATGTGAGCGAATGGCCTACGTGTTTAAAGAAGCCTCACTCACTAATTCTAAAATGACCAGTAGGTAGCGGAAGGATACCAACGGTAAAGCGGTTCctgttatcagtagaatatctCACGGCtgggctcttagccaatcaaattcgagaaccagaaagaagtgttgtataaatatatttaccaaATGCTCTCTGCACGCATTAGACACTCaaatttgttttacttttaaagattatagggtaatttttttttttttttggggtgaACAACTCCTTTAATTCACCTCGGTTACTACatgtccctactgaaaaatccagctaagaccagcataggctggtggctggttttagctggttttagctggtttaaggtggtttacgctggtcctcccagcctgacaaagctggtcatgctggtgggccagctggtattccagcatgaccagctaagtccagctagaccagcttaaaatgcgaccaaaacacacctagaccagcttgctacaccagcaaaaccagcttcctacaccagcaaaaccagctaaaaccaagctggggaccagctaaaaccagctcaccagcttatgctggtcttagctggatttttcagtaggggtaaAATATGCACCTCAGTTAAGCACAAAAGTAATCAATTGATATATGATACATAAATATGATTTGTTTTATCATGTTATATTTGTTGCAAtgctcatttaaaaaacaaatttgaaGAAGCACAAACAGTCCTGATGGATCTTTACTCCATCTATGTCCATCTGTCTCCCACACATCTTTAGGTTGGTCTCGTGACTGTCTGCAGGAATGGGGGGCTTTCGTTCGCCTGGCCCTTCCCAGCATGCTCATGCTTTGTGTGGAGTGGTGGACCTATGAGATCGGTGGATTCCTGTCAGGTTTGTAAATTAATAatgcatttatgtttttttaattttgctcTGTCACACTTTGTGAATATAGTCTCCCTAATTTTATCACCGTAGGACTCATCAGTGAGGCTGAGCTGGGAGCTCAGTCTATTATCTATCAGGTGTCTACTATTGCATATATGGTAGGTTTACAAATGTTTTTCCTGAAATGCAAGGTTAATGGGTTTAAGCTGTAAGAAAAATGAAACTACACCTGTAGTGGTTTCACCGTCTCAACGGCACCAGCTGTTTGCTGGTCAATGGGTCAACATAACAACACTACGATTACATGAAAGAAAAACTGAAATTGGAGACTTATTGAAAATAAAAGGTGTAACATTTCTGTTGATCCACGTTCATCCAAGACTTCCCACATTCATCTTCCTGCTGGATTATTATTGTTTCAAAGGCACATAGGCTATTGCATTTCATTAGCAAACAGTATTTTCTGACTGGTTGGTTAAAGAGACTGGGTTTGTGAGAGCGACCAAACCATACAGACTACATTACCCACAATTAAATGTACAAATCATATGAAATTAACGTGTGTGCAAATTcgttttcaaaataatttttactgtaaatgtttttttaaagctgtaAATACAATAATGTACATAATTTCTATTACAGGTTAGTGTTTTTGCTAGCCGACAACAGCCTACAGTAAATCTATCCTTTTAGATTTAAATTAACCACAGAAATTATCAAAATACATGCAATGTTATCATCCAAAAGTAAATCGTTTAATTGTGAATTGAATGCTTGAAACCAAtatcattgttttgtttttgtaattcaaTAGACATGTTTTGTGTCCTGACTTTTCAGTTTCCTCTGGGGTTTGCAGTGGCCGCCAGTGTGAGAGTTGGAAATGCACTCGGGGCTGGAAACACAGATCGAGCCAAACTATCTGCCAAAGTCTCTTTGGGCTGTGGATGTATGTATAAAAACAAGAATTGTGCATTACAGTACAtgaacatttttgaaatataacaaaaaattcAGTATTAAGCAATGACTACTAATAACTAATACTCAATAGTAATGCACAGGATAGAGGTTCCTAATTGTTTTGGCGTCTGTGTTCTTTATTCTTCTAGTACTTGTTTCCTGTGTAGTTTCAGCCATAATTGGATCATCCAAAAACATTATTGCATACATCTTCACCACAGAAGAGTGAGTAGAGATATGTTCAATATTAACCCTTATGAATCCCTTATGAAGatacttttcttttttaaaaagttcccttcatctcagtggaataagatgTTGTGACTTTTCTAGATTAtctgtcaatattaaaaaaactgggcttgattcggtcgtATCAGATGTGTAAAATAACAAGGCTCTTGGGGGTCAAATAGAACcaaattgaaaatgaatgtgaaatgcaatttttttttatttgttaaaaaaaatcaatggatCCAGAATAAATAAGAAACTTCAACACAGAAACGATGGCTgggtactagagcacaaatgcaatatagaaaagacatgctcaatcacacacacacacatacacacacagacagacagacaaacacacttacaggctgtttacacttggcattaacatgcgtttttagttaatgccaggtgtaaacagtgttcaaaacattttgagctcgtccactcgaccactttcaaccacattcagaggtagtcgaaaacccttggatcggattgcttttgtagtgtaaacgcacatgtggttgaatgtgttcgaacagccacatgcgaccgccttctctccgcccatttctctaatctgaggtactaaacacaATGGTTTACAtgttttctgacttctggcatGAACACatggtgaacagcgctatttttagcctttcattgataaaactaaagcggctgatctccgtagtttcattttgcaagcgtgtgaaagttgcccaatcctatttcatcaattgtgctgaaaattcagagaaagctctaacatatgcatgtacaaaacactgtgcagcatgtttacttgctaaacaagcagcggactccgacataatattagttcacgtccatataaactcatcattgcTCCCGCTTGTGTTTAAATGACAACcgagagactcgcccacagtctcgacagaccaccccctcacagtattcaggacagaagtggtcaaaagtggacaaaagagatggatataaataccaggtgtaaacgtgatgtgtctctctcgttcACTTCTAATCCGAttgacgaaaacacatcttaataccaataAACAGCCCCACtgcatttcaaaatgcatcaaaaactacaaaaaatctactatttgaaataatatttattttaatgtcctttctaatgtttatatatacataaattcacaaaatgtatcactaaagtagttATGTGAGgagttggccacatccagtgaaatgaatggCCCTATGGccctctgctggtcaaaatgatCTATTTCCTAAACTGTTCTTGTATGTTTTTTCTAACCAGCAGATGGCTGAATTCAACAAATAACAATTaatatcaatatctaaaaacaatttaaatcaaatttagatcataatctatgttattttttcatataaatgtgAAATTTACATGCAAGTTATTGGTGTAGTTGTGGAatttagtggtaaacaggtacaaaagtacttcatatctcctaaaacacagcattaatgtatagatgggaagtaaacaaagTCATTTTCAGACCTTTAATTTAAACAGGAAAATCAGGGCTTGTAAGGGTTAAACTGTAGTGATTTTTAAAGTCCCACTGTGGGAAAATCCGGctgttattgttgtttatatgtctatgtggtgttttaatacaagccatgtgcaaattcatcattcaacaccaATGCTCCTTTAAACTCATCATTCCCGCGCCTTAAAATCCCTTTGGTTTCCTACATCACAAACATTTAACCAGTTGAACGCATGGATCAGTAGTAGGCTATTATGTTTGACTGCTTCATAGACTAAAATGATCACAGCACTGCTTGCTCTGTTTACACATGCAGGGTGAGTGCTGTAACCTGTTAACTTCAACGCTAAAAGATTAGTACTGCAAACGTGCAGTGTGAAATCGAACAGTTATGTGTCTGAAATTGACGAATGTAGAATCtacttacatatatatatatatatatatatggttcGAGGTGGTGCAAAAGAGTAGAAGCGGGGactatttacatatttatatttatgttttttacaaaGCTTTAATTCTCTGTGATTAACTGTGCTTTAAATATGACAGTGTTCAGCAGAGCAAACAAAGCGCTAACATTAGCCGTTAGCTATCAGTTGATTCAGGGCTTTTGAAAAACATTTGTGGCTtgattatgatgctcaaagatgagttttaatgAATAAAATTATTGTCTGCAGGGAGAATTTATTAAGCCTTATGCAAGCCTTATGACACGTGTGACAGTGCTTATATAATGGAACTAGCAAACAACTGATCCATGGATACTTACATAATTTTGCTTACATGGAGGTCTTCTTGTTGTGTAATGATTTAACAAATCATTTATCTACAGTATGTGCTCCGTCTTCAAGTGTTCATTACCAATGAGGTTACAGTCAGTAAAATGTGTACAGTATTTATAAAATAGTTAAACGTATTCCAGGACTTTGTTCCCTTTTTTTACCGATGCAGTCAATGCAGTACATTAAAAGATGGAGTAGAAACCTAAACCAACTAGGAAACCCAAAGGGACTCTGTATGAATGTTATGGAGATTAAATACACATCCTCATGTATAACCTCAGTTTTAAGGTGTGTTACAATATGAGAAATTAAATTGTGAGATGATCTGTTCCCATCATTTGTTATGTCAATACAGAAGAGCTCACAAATTTTCTCTATTTCACAGGGACATTGTACAGAGAGTTTCACAGGTCATGATTATATACGGCTTCTTCCATCTATTTGATGCAACTGCGGTGAGcctgttttttttcttaaattatcctttgtcttgtttttctgATTGGTCAGGATAATTTAAAAGCCAGTATGTGACCCTTTCTGtaaaatccaggttaaagtctcataagcctctttcacacagtaattccagtaaattaccatgaatttaccagaatgaatttaccagtaaatacaaaaatgtgctgttcacacacgctgttcaaaacattatttaaacattaaatataaaatgaatgttGTAACAATTTTTCAACATGTGTTAGAAAGAAAATTTTTAATCCTTtctatgacattttatatttttatttttagcacttttatctctaaaagtctgattttacatTGCTCCTCTACAACATTGCTTCTTCCCTcttctgcctcagtttctctACCATCCTTCTGGATATGTCAGGTTCATTacaaaaatagacaattttgttttagcatgttataccattccctactgaaaaatccagctaagaccagcataagctggtgagctggttttagctggtctcaaAACTAGGTTTTagcttggttttagcaggtattgctggtgtagtaagctggtctagctgtgttttggtcacttcttaagctggtctagctggacttaaaaagtgaccaaaacacagctagaccagcttaaaaagtgaccaaaacacagctagaccagcttaaaaagtgaccaaaacacagctagaccagcttgctacaccagcaatgccagcaaaaaccaagctgggagaccagctaaaacccgctcaccagcttaagctggattTTACAGTAGGGTTGCCTGGAATTGTCGATCTTaaggtttcttaaaaactttGCGTTGCGCGGCATAATCCTCACAGATATTGGgtgtctgtgatttttcctGTCGTCAAGGAAAAAGCTGGCAACACGACATATAGGGACGGTTAGGGATAcaacagggattagactagtcctagactaaaataaatgtaagagctgtccaaactgaaaacaacttgcactgacatatcttaaaatacatcagtgcctttgttttgcctcaaaatgcacacaagtaatgctttaagcaaggcatgtttgttaaatatttcctaatgaaactaaggtctagttctgacttaagataatccctgtccgagaaaccatCCCATAAAGTTGATCCTGATTGGTCCTCTTCTGTGCATTCAAAGTGCTGATTAGCTCACatagatagaaccttatagagCCACGTTAGAGTTCGATTTTGTAGatagaacctttttgtttttttaataaaatgtcccAAAATGtacataactttaaaaaaacatcacataatgtaaataagttgtcacagagtaagaatatgtgaataactcaattttgacaaaaatgtcagatagaaccttataattccaaggggacgatAACTAATAACTAGGGGtgtaaggatttacatattccaCTCACAATTGTTGAATCTTGCCTATAGTCTACTGATAGTCCAATCATCTATGTTTATGTGCATGGATTGGGAGGGCGGCCAGATAAGATATGGGTaccttttattttctttcaaaagCAGCACACAGAAACAACTTTCGGATAAAGTGACCAAATCTGCatttcaagtgatgaacaaagacaaaactgacaatgcatttttatcttcttttttttttaaattaaagtcaATGTGTATAAACATTCGTAAAATGATTCCCCTTATATAATtttaaagtcaacaaaaatataaaaatgtgattGTGCCTGGGAAGCCCTGACAATTCAGCAATCTTAATTAGACTtaaaattagatcagaatttacctttataataaaaaagtataataacTATAAttcttacatattttaaatcaaaattatttctatttaaaatcaacttaaaaaaattgagtaagtTTCTCACCAAACTGTAATTAAGATTTACAGATTTAATTACGGTTTTTAATAAGCAGTAGAACCTCTTACGTGACGACAAATACCCCAGAATCTCCTCAAATATCCTGGTAAGTGTTAAGTTTAAGAATATTTACTAGGGGTGCACGGTTCAGAAAATTTCAcgattcgattcgattccgatttTTAGGCTCGAGattcgattcaaaatcgattttcGATTCAAAAACGATTCtcgattttaaaaaatgattcacAGTATGTAAATGTAGTTTACTTTTTCCTATGTGACTGATTGTAGTAGatatacaattttaaagaaaagaaacacaacaaattaaatgtaGTTTGATATTACTTTATGTCTTTATGCTGAAACTGCAtgcgagctttagcgcggtagcgctcacgGTCATTCTTCGATCGACTCAGGTTTTATACataatattaatcagactttgGACCCGAAGTAATTTAACTATGACTGACCCGGACCCGACTgaccatttcaaatacaaacccggaaccatacgggccGCGGGTGCTCCGTCAAGTTCTCTAATGTtaaaactctgctcaagttcagaaacatgaaggataggattagggatgcaccgaatccaggattcggattcggccgaatactgggctttttgacggggttcgggttcggccgaatcctagattttttttccaccgaaccgaaccctaggcttgcgctacgctggtcgacgtcatgcggccgttgattacacacatcgggtgctgacgtggagatgagctttttctttcggtgagccttaggggctggacacaccaaaacttttaaacacggctgcaaacgccttgaggacgccaaatgccagctgttattcagccgagcgcttggtcgcagtgatgcttcagctgtgagccggttggttgctgtggtaatgtcccgcccctcctccactgtaattggacggccgtgtgaagactgtgacattgacgagcggagcttctaacTCAaaggctgaatcccaaaccgcctacttccatactatatagtacgcaaagtagcgctttttacatactatatagtatggaagtaggcggtctGGGATTAAGCCATagtatatagttttcagcgcggagctgcttgcttattggaaaaacgagcgtgtcgcaacgcatcgcttttattatgcataggcttatagtaattgtcaaaattgttttccaacttgtcatcctggcgcaatgtacagttaaaattaaataaaatgaaaaatacactgctgtggacgttgtttacttcattaatgtgccttactgtgttaatggaataaggatgcgagtaggattcggtattcggtttcggattcggccgaatcttaaacggtggattcgggattcggccgaacctaaaaaatctggattcggtgcatccctagataggatacaatgtgacacgAGCTTGTTCGCGTCGCatcccaattcattgagaaacaaacAGCACGTGAACGCATACCGAACTCATCATGTCGcacacaaaatgtcattattaaagCGTGTCATCATCacgtaaaaacaaaaaagacaaaatttgatGCCAGATATACTTGGGCACTTGTTAATATAACTGGACAGCGCTGCAGCAGCAATGTGTGGGAAAGACTGTGACAAGAGTGTGCGGGCGTCAGTGTGAATACGAGGCAGCGCCATTTATGGGAATACTGAGATAAACTCATTTCAGGACAATAGTAACACggcattacaaaaaaaaattatgaatcgATTTTTGGAATTCTATGAATCGATTGTGAATCGGCAAAGCTTGAATCGCGATTCAAATGGGAATCGATTTTTTTGCACACCTCTAATATTTACACTaccaaaatgtactttttattGAGTGTGTCTTTGTGTAAACATCTTAGTGTATTTATCTTAATACTTTTGGAGCCATACTGTCATGTTAATTGGTTAAATTAACAGCTGTCTGTGCACATACTACTAGAATCATTGTGActtgttttattttacgtttttaTTCAGGTCACCAAAGTGTTAATACAGCTGTGCTAtttgaaatgtgtgtaaaataatacatttttgatcaTTGTATTAcggcacgtgtgtgtgtgtgtgtgtgtgtgtgtgtgtgtgtgtgtacctggtaattgtCACGTTGTTTATTCCATCTGCACCATCAGTCATGATGATGAATAAAACATTTGACTGTTAATGACTGTTAAACTGCACTTAGATATAGTTACCGTATGACACAAATGTGAGTACACCCCTCACATTTCAgcaaatattttactatatcTTCTCAAGGGACAATTCTATAGAAATGAAATTTCGATATATTTTAGAATAGTCAATGTGCTGCTTGTATAGCAGTATAGATTTGCTATCctctaaaaataacttaaagcaacactatgtcgttttttacctttaaataatgtctctaaaattattttagtgatagaacaacttttaactggacaaattgtactgttgctgcaacctgagcaacctcctagctgctacaagcacactcttaAAGTGGCGGTaaagggtagagcacacagccccgcccctccccctgcctgcagaagagtgtctgataccaggcactcttgcgcttttcaaccacatgggggagctgtaagtcatttttacatggagactacatagtgttgctttaacatacAGCCATTAATGTCAAAATAGGTGGCAACAAAAGTGAGTAAACCCTAAGTGATAAAAAGTATTCAAATAAATACACTTTAAGATGTTTACACAATGCCACAGCTAATAATTCATTAACAAACTACATATAACAAATGTATTACTTACCAGGATATTTGAGGAGTTTCTGAGGTGTTTGTCATCCCGCAAGAGGCTCTGCTGATGATTTAAAACCGTTGGCTGAATTTACTCAAGAAAATACGATGTAAAAATGttccaacaaaaaaatttagtaGATCCTAGTAaaagtttttacagtgtggacGTGTAGCCCTGTCACAGGGGTTGTTGGATTTACTCACGCacgttaaaaatatttattgaaagctacttttttgcataatatttgcacAGTATTATCATAGGCTGTATTATTGTATATTTTGGGAAAgctatgtgaaatcagataatgttcACCCTTACACAGCCAAAATTGAATGATTCTCACAACTGCATTGGTAGTCGAGTCAGGCTTATCGAAGCATCAAATCTTTGACTATTGGGGTCATACCTATAACAAAcataacagattttttttacttttgtactGCCATTTTTGTACTTAGTATCTTTGTCTTTATTTCACCCTTTATACCCAATCACTGAATATCGTACGCAtaaactactgggtacattcactagtatgTCCATAGTAACTGCATAGAAACAGgacttttaaaacaattttacatacactgtaaaacttCTTTGCTGTAGTAAGTTGTAAGTCAACTTTCAACTTACTATTGTTTTTCTTGACAAGGGATgggttgctacaacttatacaATGTAGTTGACATATTTCAACTATATTCTATGGGTTTTAGCAACTGGTctctttttaatatatatatatatcttgaTAATGCTGTTTTTGTATGCAGGGCATAACAGGTGGAATTGTCAGAGGAGCAGGAAAGCAACTTATTGGTGCTATGTGTAACATTGTTGGATATTATTTCATTGGATTTCCAATAGGAGTCACCTTGATGTTTGCTGTCAGCATGGGCATTTTCGGTAAAGAAGAATGTCCTGTAATTTAACTGTTAAATTACAGTAAGACACTAAGCTCCTCCATTAATACCCTGCTGTCGTCTTCTCTCTCTAGGTTTGTGGGTTgggttttttgtttgtgttttcctgCAAGCTTTGTTCTTCGTCATCCTCATTTGCAAACTAGACTGGAAGAAAGCAACTCAAGATGTGGGTCAAACTTTCTCATCAACATCATGATTTTGTGCTATGATTGAGTATATGATGACACGAGTTTGTCTTGTGATTCTCAGGCTTTGATCAGAGCAGGTGTACGAGATCCTGATACCAAAGATGAATGTTATGCGATGGAAAACAAGGGCTGCACTGAAGGTATCATCTCTCTGTGGCATATCATGAACCTGAGCTATCATCTGTATTGCTTTCTTTTGAGCAACGCCAACATCTTTTGTTTATCTTTTCATAGATGTTTCACAGGGGGCACAGAACATTGCTGAAGGTCAGACAGACCTGGAAGGCTTTCATAAGGAAGGAGAAATAGCTGCGGCTGGTACCATAGTCACGGTTGGAGAGGTCTTGACCACCAAACAGCTAGTAGTCCGTCGAGGACTTGCAGTTTTCTCTATGCTGGCTATACTTGCTGGAGGGATTGTGTTGAATGAAGTGCTTACTGGTTTTCTCAGATCAGTATAATCAGAGGTTAAGAATCCTCACGTTGAAGTATTCATACCAAAGATTTTAGAGCATTTAATAACGACAATATCTGTCTCAGATTATTTTGTGGTAATAGATATTGTGGAGATGATGTGAAGCTATTTTGCCAGTATTTATTCAGCAAGTTTCTGATGTATTAACCAAACCAAAACGCTCACTTCTGGCGTGAAAATAGTAGTTGATATAAAAGCAGAAATGGTTTAGATAGAATGTAGAAACAGCCACTGTATGCTTAGCCATTGGGACAGTTATACGCACAATTTAACTACAGCTATTCAGGCCAATGAGAGAAACTTGATAAGTCATTACAGTATTTGCATTTCTTTTTGAAACTAAATTTAATTTGAATATAGCCATACGTTCTGCCTAATTTGTCTATGAT
This sequence is a window from Misgurnus anguillicaudatus chromosome 9, ASM2758022v2, whole genome shotgun sequence. Protein-coding genes within it:
- the slc47a2.1 gene encoding multidrug and toxin extrusion protein 1, producing MDVIKPETQMNGESKQEKCDDAQSTCSHSVCGGGCGRKIRSLLPVHYKEEIVHLLKLAGPVLISQLMIFLISFISTVFCGHLGKTELAGVSLAIAVINVTGISVGCGLASACDTLISQTFGSNNLKRVGVILQRGILILLLACFPCWALLINTEPILLAVKQSPRVASLSQLYVKIFMPALPAAFMYQVQGRYLQNQGIIWPQVITGAAGNVLNALINYIFLHLLGLGVAGSAAANTISQYSLAVFLYVYIRWRGLHKATWDGWSRDCLQEWGAFVRLALPSMLMLCVEWWTYEIGGFLSGLISEAELGAQSIIYQVSTIAYMFPLGFAVAASVRVGNALGAGNTDRAKLSAKVSLGCGLLVSCVVSAIIGSSKNIIAYIFTTEEDIVQRVSQVMIIYGFFHLFDATAGITGGIVRGAGKQLIGAMCNIVGYYFIGFPIGVTLMFAVSMGIFGLWVGFFVCVFLQALFFVILICKLDWKKATQDALIRAGVRDPDTKDECYAMENKGCTEDVSQGAQNIAEGQTDLEGFHKEGEIAAAGTIVTVGEVLTTKQLVVRRGLAVFSMLAILAGGIVLNEVLTGFLRSV